Proteins encoded together in one Impatiens glandulifera chromosome 1, dImpGla2.1, whole genome shotgun sequence window:
- the LOC124919297 gene encoding protein SHORT-ROOT-like: MDTLFRLVNLQQQQQHKHHQQHQQSDQTSSFTTTSRTTSTSSPRSNNYPISINHLQHHQQQQQQDQDQECFNLFMDEEDFSSSSSIQTNYYNPYNHNHNNHHHHHQQQNLTPIACDITNDFTSSLATGKWAFDVLLEAARALVDKNSGRLQQLIWMLNEISSPYGDVDQKLASYFLQALFGRMTDSGHRTLKMLSSTSEKNCSFESTRKMVLRFQEVSPWTTFGHVACNGAIIEAVEGEAKIHIVDISNTYCTQWPTLLEALATRTDDTPHLRITTVVSTSGGGGGVQRVMKEIGSRLEKFARLMGVPFKFNIIYHAGDLSGLNLSQLDLKDDEALAVNCIGTLHSVRSVGNCRDTVLSMFRNMNPRVVTVVEEEADLEIGIDGYGFLKGFEECLKWFRVYFETLEDSFPRTSNERLMLERAAGRAIVDLVACEPSDSTEQRETAEGWSRRFHGGGFGPVLFSDEVNDDVRALLRRYKEGWSMNQCSVGAGATAGIFLTWKEQPVVWASAWKP; encoded by the exons atgGATACCTTATTCAGACTCGTTAAtctccaacaacaacaacaacacaaacatcatcaacaacatcaacaaTCCGATCAGACATCCTCTTTCACAACCACAAGTCGAACAACTTCAACAAGTTCTCCTAGATCCAACAACTATCCCATCTCCATTAATCATCTCcaacatcatcaacaacaacaacaacaagatcAAGATCAAGAATGCTTCAACCTTTTCATGGATGAAGAAGActtctcttcttcctcctccataCAAACTAACTACTACAACCCTTATAACCACAACCACAacaaccaccaccaccaccaccaacaGCAAAATCTAACTCCGATCGCTTGCGATATCACAAACGACTTCACCTCTTCCCTCGCTACCGGAAAATGGGCTTTCGACGTTCTTCTCGAGGCTGCGCGTGCCTTGGTTGACAAGAACAGCGGCCGCCTACAACAACTCATATGGATGTTAAACGAGATAAGCTCTCCTTACGGAGACGTGGATCAGAAACTCGCGTCCTACTTTCTCCAAGCACTTTTCGGAAGAATGACAGATTCCGGCCATAGGACTCTTAAAATGTTGTCATCTACATCCGAGAAGAATTGCTCTTTCGAGTCAACTAGAAAAATGGTTCTAAGGTTTCAAGAGGTCAGCCCTTGGACCACGTTCGGTCACGTAGCATGTAATGGTGCAATCATTGAAGCCGTTGAAGGGGAAGCAAAGATTCACATTGTTGATATTAGCAACACTTATTGCACTCAATGGCCAACTCTACTCGAAGCACTCGCGACTCGAACCGACGACACACCTCACTTACGAATCACGACAGTCGTCTCAACTTCCGGGGGCGGCGGTGGAGTTCAGAGGGTTATGAAGGAAATCGGAAGTCGGCTGGAGAAATTCGCTAGACTAATGGGAGTTCCGTTTAAGTTCAACATAATATATCACGCGGGAGATCTGTCTGGATTGAACTTAAGTCAACTTGATTTGAAAGACGACGAGGCCTTAGCTGTTAACTGTATAG GTACGTTGCATTCTGTTCGGTCGGTTGGAAACTGTCGGGATACTGTCCTCTCCATGTTTCGAAACATGAATCCGCGTGTGGTGACTGTGGTTGAGGAGGAAGCCGATCTCGAAATAGGAATCGACGGGTATGGTTTCCTAAAAGGTTTCGAGGAATGCTTgaaatggtttagggtttatttcGAGACATTAGAAGATAGTTTTCCGAGGACGAGTAACGAGAGATTGATGCTCGAGAGAGCTGCTGGACGTGCGATCGTGGATCTGGTTGCGTGTGAGCCATCTGATTCGACTGAACAGAGAGAGACGGCGGAGGGGTGGTCGAGGAGGTTTCATGGTGGTGGGTTTGGACCGGTTTTATTTAGTGATGAAGTGAATGATGATGTTAGAGCTTTGTTGAGAAGATATAAAGAAGGATGGTCAATGAATCAGTGTAGTGTAGGCGCCGGAGCCACCGCCGGAATATTCTTGACGTGGAAGGAACAGCCGGTGGTTTGGGCTAGTGCGTGGAAACCTTGA